The Campylobacter armoricus sequence TCTTTACCTGCATAGGTTAAAATCCATTCTTTATAAGGATGATTTTCTAAGCTTTGTTTATTAAGTCCTTTATAAATTTCTTCTCCTATATATGCATAACCTATAGCACAAGCACTCAAAGCACACAGCATATCCAAATAATCTCCATTTTGTCCCACACTTAGTAAGTATCTTGTATAAGCAATATTAGTTAAACTTTCATCTTTATAATCTAGTTTTTCTACATCAATACCTAGTTTTAAAATACTTCTATGAAGCTCTAATTCTCCTTCTAAAGTGTAGTTTTGATTTTTAATAGCAAATTGAATTTCTTTAGCATTGTTTGCATTTAAAGCAAGCAAGGCATAGCATTTTGCATAATTATTTAAAAAGATATAATCTTGCTTTAGATAAAACAAAAATACATCTTTTTCTAAAGTACCATTTTGAAGTTTTTTTACAAATTCATGATGGATGTATTGATCCCAAATTTTTTTATTTTCTTTTATAAGTTTATCAAAAAGCATAATTTTCCTTTGTTATAAAATAAGCTTTTATTTAAACACATATAATTAAATTTTTCGTAATAATCTTTAATTTTTAACTTTTTAAACAAGAAATTTATTTTTTTATTGTAAAATGTGGTTTAATTTTTTAAACTAGGAGATAAAAATGGCAATTTTTGATGATGTAAAAAAAGTAGTTGTTGAGCAACTTAGTGTAGATGAAGATGCAGTTAAAATGGAATCTAAAATTATTGAAGATTTAGGTGCTGATTCTTTAGATGTTGTTGAGTTAGTTATGGCTTTAGAAGAAAAATTTGATGTAGAAATCCCAGATAGTGATGCTGAAAAACTTGTAAAAATTGAAGATGTTGTTAATTATATAGAAAATCTTCAAAAATAATTTTTAATTTTTTAATAAGGAGTGCGGTTTGAAACGCGTTGTAGTAACAGGTATGGGAATGATCAATGCTCTTGGCTTAGATAAAGGTAGTTCTTTTAAAGCTATTTGTGATGGTAAAAGTGGCGTTGATAAAATCACTCTTTTTGATACCACTGATTTTCCAGTGCAAATTGCTGCTGAAGTAAAAAATTTTGATCCTTTGAGTGTGTGTGATGCTAAAGAGGTCAAAAAGATAGATCGTTTCATACAACTTGGTATTAAAGCAGCTAGAGAAGCTATGGAAGATGCTAAATTTGATGAAAATTTAAATAAAGAAGAATTTGGCGTAGTTTCAGCAGCTGGTATAGGTGGTTTGCCAAATATTGAAAAAAATTCTGTTACTTGCGCACAGCGTGGACCACGCAAAATCACTCCTTTTTTCATACCTTCAGCTTTAGTTAATATGCTTGGTGGGATTATCTCAATTGAGCATGGATTACAAGGACCAAATATCTCATGTGTAACTGCTTGTGCGGCAGGAACTCATGCTATAGGTGAGGCTTATAAAAGTATAGCCTTGGGTAATGCAGATAAAATGCTTGTAGTAGGAGCTGAAGCGGCTATTTGTGCTGTAGGCATAGGTGGTTTTGCTGCTATGAAAGCACTTTCTACTAGAAATGATGATCCATCAAAAGCTTCAAGACCATTTGATAAAGAAAGAGATGGTTTTGTTATGGGTGAGGGTGCTGGTGCTTTGGTTTTTGAAGAATACGAAGCAGCTAAAAAGCGTGGTGCTAAAATTTATGCTGAATTAATTGGATTTGGAGAAAGTGCAGATGCACATCATATTACTTCTCCTACCTTAGAAGGACCATTGCGTGCTATGAAAAAAGCTTTAAAAATGGCTGGGAATCCCAAAATAGATTATATTAATGCACATGGAACTTCTACTCCAGTAAATGACAAAAATGAAACAGCAGCTATTAAAGAGCTTTTTAAAGATCAAATTCCTTTAGTGAGTTCTACAAAAGGTCAAACAGGACATTGCCTAGGTGCTGCAGGTGCAATTGAGGCTGTTATCTCTTTAATGGCACTTGATCAAGGCATACTTCCGCCAACTATCAATCAAATTTCAGCAGATGAAAATTGTGATCTTGATTATATACCAAATGTTGCAAGAAAAAGTGAAATTAATGTAGTAATGA is a genomic window containing:
- a CDS encoding beta-ketoacyl-ACP synthase II, which gives rise to MKRVVVTGMGMINALGLDKGSSFKAICDGKSGVDKITLFDTTDFPVQIAAEVKNFDPLSVCDAKEVKKIDRFIQLGIKAAREAMEDAKFDENLNKEEFGVVSAAGIGGLPNIEKNSVTCAQRGPRKITPFFIPSALVNMLGGIISIEHGLQGPNISCVTACAAGTHAIGEAYKSIALGNADKMLVVGAEAAICAVGIGGFAAMKALSTRNDDPSKASRPFDKERDGFVMGEGAGALVFEEYEAAKKRGAKIYAELIGFGESADAHHITSPTLEGPLRAMKKALKMAGNPKIDYINAHGTSTPVNDKNETAAIKELFKDQIPLVSSTKGQTGHCLGAAGAIEAVISLMALDQGILPPTINQISADENCDLDYIPNVARKSEINVVMSNSFGFGGTNGCVIFKKVD
- the tenA gene encoding thiaminase II, with translation MLFDKLIKENKKIWDQYIHHEFVKKLQNGTLEKDVFLFYLKQDYIFLNNYAKCYALLALNANNAKEIQFAIKNQNYTLEGELELHRSILKLGIDVEKLDYKDESLTNIAYTRYLLSVGQNGDYLDMLCALSACAIGYAYIGEEIYKGLNKQSLENHPYKEWILTYAGKEFQDEIKEFKDFFNSYTNSISEEKFKKLNEIFYTTVRLETAFWQHSLEQKMQI
- the acpP gene encoding acyl carrier protein; this encodes MAIFDDVKKVVVEQLSVDEDAVKMESKIIEDLGADSLDVVELVMALEEKFDVEIPDSDAEKLVKIEDVVNYIENLQK